The stretch of DNA GAAGAAGGATTGCGCATAACTGATATAGGGAGCCAGTCCATTCTCAGCTTCGTAAACCAGCCCAGCGCGCCATGTTGTCTTTTCAGAACTGCGGCTGATCGACTGGTTGTTCGCGTGATAGCCGAAATCCTGATTAGCCCAGTCGTGTCTTACGCCAAGCAGTACGTTCCAGCGTTCATCAAAGGTGATTTTATCTTGCAGATAAATACCATGCTGTACGGTTTTTGTTTTCGCACCACGGTTACGAGCAGGGTCACGATTAACTGTGAAGCTCCCACCATAGACGGGATTGTTCAGGTCGATTGATGGAGCAGCTGCGCGAAAATTATCTGAATCATATGTTGTGTCGTAAAAGTCATAACCGACGAGCAATGAATGTGAGAGCGGACCTGTATCCACATCGAATGCAACATTCATATCATGTGTGAAGCCCTTCGCACGATCATGACGGTCGCTGTATTGGCGAGCCAGTATGCCTGTCTGTGCGACCTGACTAACGGCAGCGGCGCTCGTCTGTGCCATCATATAACGCCAGTCCAGGTCGGATTTGTAATAGCGTGATTTTGCTGAGAACTGAACATCATTGTCGAAACGATGGGTAAATTCGTACCCCAGCGCACCCATATTAGTTTTCATCCGATCATAGCCCGGCTCGCCAATAAAGGTGTCGCGACCAAGGATGAAGGGGCCATTACCAATGCCTTCCACAATCTCGTATGGTAAGGCAGCGGGGAAGCGTGTGCTGGTCTTCTGGTAGAACCCAAGCACGGTCAGCGATGTGTCTTCATCTGGCTTCCATTCCAAAGCCGGGGCGATATAGATGCGGTCATTGTTCATGTAATCGACGTTGGTGTCGCTTTCGCGACCAAGAAAAGTCAAACGATATGACAATGTGTCGGTTATGGCATCGCTGAAATCTGCAGTAACTTGTTTACGGTTATGAAGCCCGGCTTGAACCGAGACTTCACGCAGAGGCTCGGCTGTCGGGCGTTTGCTGACGCCGTTCACAAAGCCGCCCGGCGAAAGCTGGCCATAAAGAACAGAAGCCGCACCGCGTACAACATCTACGCGTTCAAGACCAAATGGCTCCTGCGTACCATCATAAGAGTTGTTCTGCAGCCTCATTCCGTCGCGCAGCATCCCACCGGTACCCGATTCGACGTCGAAGCCACGAATTCTGAACCGGTCGGCGACGCGCGAGAATGGGCCGGGCTGTGCCGTGAAACTTGGTGTATAAGCAAGTACGTCAGCCAGGGTTTGCGCTTCACGATCTTTGATTTCGGTCGCTGAAACCACCGACACTGACTGCGGTGTGAGCACGATAGGCGTATCGGTTTTCGTGCCGCTGCTGCTGACCTTGGCTACATAGCCTTTAACGGGTTCTGTTGAGCCAGCATTGTCCTGAACAACAATCGTTTGCAGCTGAATTCCTGTATTTGCTTCCTGTGCCGAGAGATTGCTGACGGAGACCGCCATCATCGCGCAGGCAAGCGGAATGCTATAGGGCAACGATGAAATATAGGGCAGGCTGCCGATATTCGATTTCAGATAGTTTACCGGCATAGCGATTCCCCAATTTCAATGCATGATTAGCAGAAAGCCGGTAGAGCCTTCGCATAAACATGACAAATACAATCAACAAAGATAAGCTCTGGCTAGCATGTGATTCACTTTGAATAAATCAAGAAAGTGTCACAACACACTTATTGCAGCGCGTTCGATGCCGCGCCGATGTTATGACGCGATTGGAAGAGCCTGATGAGAGCGGCTTCTCACAATTGGACGAGGAAATGCTGGCTATGCTCGAAATAAAGGGAGTGAATGTTCATCGTGGTGCCCAGCACATTCTTCATGACATTGACCTGAAAATTCTTCCTGGCCGTTTTACGGCTTTGATCGGGCCGAACGGTTCGGGTAAATCAACTCTTCTGGGCAGCATGGCAAGCACCATTGCAATCGAAAGCGGCCATATAGAACTCGGTTCCAAGAAGCTTTCTGCCTATTCTAGACGTGAATTGGCGAGACAAATGGCGTTTCTGCCGCAACATGTACACACGCCAGCTGGTATGAATGTCCGCGAATTACTGGTGCAGGGCCGTTTTCCCTGGAGAAGCTGGTTGGGCGGCTGGTCAACGCAAGATGAGGATGCCGTCATGCGTGCTGTTGCGCTGTGCGGGATCGAGCAGCTTACCGATAGATCGTTGCAAAGTCTTTCAGGCGGCCAGCTGCAACGCGCATGGATTGCAATGACACTGGTTCAGGACACCCCGGTTATTCTGCTCGACGAACCAACGACATTTCTCGACGTTGCAAACCAGTTAAGCCTTCTCGATCTGCTTTCGGTCTTGCGCGATGCGGGGCGGACAGTGGTCGCGATACTTCATGATCTCAATCAGGCGGCACGCTATGCAGATCACCTTGTCATGCTGAAAGATGGCCGTGTGCTTGCAGAGGGAGACACGCAGAATGTCTTCAATGTGTCCAATATTGATGACGTGTTTTCAGTTCGATCGAGAATGCTGGATGATCCCGAGACGGGTGTTGCCATGTGCATTGCCTCTTCAATGGCGTAATGGGTGCATCCTTGTCCGTATATTGGCGTGTTTTCCAGTTTTTCGTTATTTTTTTGCTGCTTATTGTGGCTGTCATCCTACATCTGAAACTTGGTGCGCGTGAACTTGACTGGGACGTCGTTTGGCAGGCGTTTGTCGCCTATGTTCCAGCCGATCCTTTGCATAATATCGTAATTGAAATGCGCATGCCCCGATTGATCGGCGCTGTGATTGTGGGCGCAGCCCTTGGTCTTGCAGGCGCATTGATGCAGGCAGTCAGCGAAAACCCGCTTGCAGATCCGGGGCTGATGGGTGTCAACAGCGGTGCTTCGTTCTTCGTAGTGATCGGCTTGCTGGTGCTTCCGGGCAATACGCTTGCTATGATACCACTTCTCGCCTTTATGGGGGCAATTGTTGCCGCAGGCTTCGTTCTTCTTAACAGTGGAACCGATCCCAACCCGGTTCGCCTCGTTTTATCAGGCGTGATGGTTGCAGCCCTGTTCAGTGCCTTGACATCAATGGTGCTTTTGCTCGATCAGCAGGGACTTGAGACCCTCAGGCGCTGGCTCGTCGGCTCGCTTGCTTTTGACAGTTCGCAAGCGCGTTGGCAGACATTCCCATTTATTATACTGGCGGGATGCATCGCCATTGCGAATATCCCTGCGCTTAACCTTCACCGATTGGGAGCGCAATCAGCGGAGCTGATGGGATTGAATGTGTTGCGGATGCGTGTTTCATCGCTTCTGGCGATTGTGTTTCTGGCCGGATCTTCAGTTGCAATTGCTGGTCCAATTGGCTTTGTCGGTCTTATCGCCCCGCATATTGGGCGGATTTTGTTCGGTAACGACTACCGGTTCCTCGTACCCGCAGCACCTCTGATTGGTGCGCTGCTTATCGTCATCAGTGATATCGTATCCCGCACAGCTGTACGTCCACTGGAGATCAATACGGGTATTGTAACCGCTATTGTGGGGGGCCCAATTTTCATTGCTCTTGTTCTAGGGCGAGTGAAATGAGCATAGGTCAAACCCATTTCACCAACCAAAGCCACAACCGTTTCTCCCATGGTCGGATAATCCTGCTTGCTGCAACTGTCTTTCTTGCTGTGGCAGTGTTAGCGGCGATAACTCTGGGAAGCTATCCGGTTACACCCAGCCAGATTGTTCGGGCTTTTATAGCTCCTGAGAGCACGAATAGTATTCTGCGCAGCATTGTGTTCGACACCCGTCTTCCGCGGATATTACTCGCGATTTCTTCGGGCATGGCCATGGCTCTTGCCGGTGTGGTTTTGCAAATGCTGACACGCAATTCACTGGCTGCACCCGGCTTGGTCGGTGTTGAGGCAGGAGCGGGTATAACGGTGCTTGCGGCGTTCATTCTCTGGCCTTCAGTCCTTGCTGTGGAGCTTTATCCGCTCGCTGCTTTGCTTGGCGGATTGTTGGTGGCACTGTTCGTTATTGGTCTTTCATGGAACAAAGGTGTTTCGCCCTTGCGCCTTATTCTGGTCGGGGTTGGTGTAACAGCCATTCTCAGCGCAGTTGCAGACCTGATGATTACCTATGGCCGTATCGACCATGTGGAATCTGCTTTACTCTGGCTTTCGGGTAGCCTGCACAGGGCGGGATGGGAGAATGTGCGCGGTCAGTTTTTGTGGCTGCTTTTATCTGGCGTTCCGGTGGTGCTGCTCTTCCGCCAATTTGATCTGTTTCAGCTTGGCAATGCTGTCGCAGGAAGTCGCGGTCTGAATGTCGCCCGTTTCCAGATCATATCGCTTTTGCTCAGTGTGATGCTAACGGCTTCTGCTGTAGCCAATGTGGGTACGATGAGTTTCATTGGTCTTTTGGCGCCTCATGCGGCAAGGCTTCTTGCAGGTGAAAGACACAGCCTGCTATTACCGCTCGCTGCCCTGATCGGCGCTTGCATCGTGCTTGTAAGCGATACGATAGGCAGGACTGTTTTTGCTCCGCTTCAGATACCTGCCGGCCTTGTGGTGGCGGTGATCGGTGCGCCGTATCTTCTTTATTTGCTGTCGCGCAAAGGACCTTCCAGATGACCCGTATAGCGTCAGCTCTGCTTATTGTTATGTGCACTTTCGGATTTTCCGTTTCCTCTCAAGCAGCAGAAAAAAGATCATTTTCTAACAGATTTGGATCAGTAGAGGTGCCGGTTAACCCACGCTGTGTGGTGTCTTTGCACGACTTCAGCCTGACAACACAGTTGCTTGAATTAGGTGTTGTTCCCTGTGGCTCATCTGGCCGCAAGCGTTTGTTTTCCGATACAATTTATAGAGGCGCATCACAGAGATACGATACGTCGGCAATTCAGTATATCGGAACGCATCAGGCCCCGGATATCGAAACGATTGCAGCATTGAAACCCGATCTGATCGTGGGACTTTCTTATCACAAAGCACTGCGCGACAAGCTTGCAGCCATCGCGCCCGTTGTGCTGTTGCCGTTACGCGAAGAGGGCATACTCTCCTATGCGGAAGAATTGGCTGATCTCGTTGGCAAACGCCACCGCTATGATGAGATGCGTCGCGAGTATCATGATATAGTCAGCGAATTCGGGAAACGCGTCAAAAACCCTGCTTCAATTACCGTCACACCGATTGAGATCTATCGCGATGGCTTCCGTATTATCGGGCGTGGTGGCGTGGAGCAGGTGATAGAAGATTTTGGCCTTGGTCACGTTCCCGCTTATGAGAATAGCTCACAAGATATTCCCTATAGCCTGGAACGCCTTTCTGACTTTGACAGCGACATCATTATCGACACCTATGAAGAGATGCTGGATGAGGAAGCTGAGACGCGAGCATTTCGCTCAACTGTTCAGTGGCGTAATCTGTTTGCGGTGCGCAATCGACAGTTTTTGTACTTCAATCGCAGCCGCTATGGTGAGACGATGGAAGGTCTGATCGGTTCTGCAACTTTGCTTCTATCGCATATTGGTGAGCGGGAAATCATTCGACACAGCTCGCAATAGGTGGGCTTTTAAGTCAACGGCGTAACTGAAACTGCGCTCCAACGACCAACCTGATCGGTCTGGCCATCTGGCTTCAGGGTGTTGCAACGTGTGTTTACGTCGAAATGATCTAACCTCAGCCGAATGAGCAGCCGTTGAGATTCAGTAGAAGCAATAATCTCCACATCTCGTTCGCTAACCTCATCGGATTTTTGGCCAAGAGTGATTTTTTCCTGAACTCCAATGTTGTTCCAGAACGAAAGGGCCGCGTACTCAGCAACTTGCTCGATAGCATCTAGTTCTGGGTTCCCCCTGTAGGCAGGAAGGAATGGAATACCCTTGTTAAGACAAGACAGGAAATCAGGCACGTCTTGCGGTTCTAGACGGCCGTATCTCGCACGTTGTGGTAAAACAAGAAGTGATGCAGCGAAACGACAACCACCGATATGCGTTGACTGGAGAACGCGAAAGGCCTCCGGATCCGCATGATCGTGTAGCGCCTTCCACGTGGCAAAGCCATAACGTGCGCAGCAGGGATCCTGCTTTCCATCTGTGCAGCACAGAATTGTTATGCGCTCATCGCGCTCTCCGCAGAGTTTCTCTCCTGCCGCCAGCATAAGCAGCTGGTCAGTCAAAATTTCGGTCGTGGCCGTACGCAGCATAACGGTTTCGCATGACAGAGCAATTTCATCCCCTTCCACGAGCGCTACATGTATACCAGCCTGATTGGCAGTCATGATTGCCTCAGACAGCTCTTCAGGCATACCGAAAGCGCTCGTCCTCGGCACACGCCAATGGCGTCGCGGCCAATGGAGGAGCGCGTAACGTGGGGCTGTCCCACCAGCTCCGGGCATAGGTTCACCCCGCTCCAGACAGATGTCGCGACAGAATTTATGAGAACTCATATTTGGTCAAGTCTTTACTGATGCTGATGCACGACCCACTGTGAAGCCTTAAATTAGGCGATTATTGAGCATTATAGGCTTTTATAAGGAATACGTGCAACGTGCTCCAAACGTTAGCTCATGGCGAATGTAAAAGCTTGAACGGCAATCTGAAAATGTCATCACCCTCACGCTCAGAATGGATAGAATGATTGTAGAAATGTAGGGACCTTTGAGGGGGCGTTGTTGTTGAATTTCGATGAAAGGGCAATTGAAATCTTAACGTTTCGACGGAAGGTTCCGCACAAGGTGCGGGTTGATCTGTATGCTGAGCGCTACGGTAACATTTCGCAGAAGCACTGCTATTTCAGTATTGGTCGCGCTAGCTTTTATCTTCTTCACAACCCATTAGAGGGACGTGGAAAGTATTGCGGATAGAGGCGGCTCGGTTTTTCTGAACAGTTTCTGGCGTCTCATTAAGTGGATTTCCGTCTCGATTATGCCGACACGATCATCAGTGTCGGCGCATTGAAGTAAGCCTGGCACGGCGTCTGCCGGTCAAGTGATAAATGTGGGCATCGGCTGTTATAAAAGCTCAGATATCGGCTGATGCCAGCACGTGCCTCGGCCACGTTTTGTAGGCGCGAATGTAGACCTCTTCATATTTGATCAAGCGTCACAGCCGCTAAAAAAAGACATTGTCGCGTCGAGAGCCTTTCCCATCCATCGAGTTGCAATCTCGGCATTCTTCAACACGCCGGTGAACTCAGTGGAAGTGAACTGCAAGCCCTGATCAGTGTTGAAGATGTCCGGCTTGCCGTAACGGGCAAGTGCCTCTTTAACCGCCTCATTGCAGAAATTCGCCTCCATCGTGATCGAAAACCGCCAGGACAGAACCCCGGCGGCTTATCCAATTCACGACAGCGCAAAGATAGACGAAGCCTCGCGCTATGGGGATATAGGTCAGGTCCATGGCCAGACCTGAATAGGGCGAGTGACTGCCAGCTTGCGAAGAAGATATGGATAAATCCTGTGTCCAGGCGCTGTCATGACACTCATCCTTTTTACTTGGAGCTGCCGCCAAGCACCCCGGCAACGAATGCCTTTTGGAACAGGAGGTAAGCGAGCAGGATCGGGCCGATGGTGATGATTGTCGCCGCCATTAGTGTTCCGTGTTGCACCTGAAAACCGCTGGTCAAGGCATTGAGCGCCACAGTGACCGGGCGGGCATTGTCGTTATTGGTCAGCGTCATGGCGAACAAGAGGTCGTTCCAGATGGCGCGGCTCTGAATGACGCTGAGGGCGGCAAGTCCCGAGCTGGATGCCGGCAGCAGCACCTTATAGAAGTACTGCGCGTGGCCACAACCATCGAGCATCGCTGCTTCGAACATGGACCGAGGCACCGAAGCAAAAAAATTGCGCATGAAGAAGGTGCAGATCGGCACGCCATAGGCCACATGCACCAACCACATGCCAGGGATCGAATTGTAGAGCCCGAGAGTTCGCATCAGCGAGAACAGCGGAATCTGAACGATCTGGTATGGCACGAGCATGCCGGTGAGCAGGAACATGTAAATGATGAAGCCCAGTCGCCCCTTGATCTGCGCTAAAGGATAGGCGGCGATGGCTCCAACTAGCACCGAAAGCGCAACGCCTGGCACTGTGATCATAAGACTGTTGGCAAAGGTAGCACCTAACCGTCGCCACGCTTCGGCATAGTTGGCGAAGGTAGCAGACCCGGGCAGTGACAACACGTCGAGCACTTCCGCCGGAGTTTTGAGCGAAGTGTTGATTGCGACCAGAATAGGAACGGCCATGATAAGACCGATCACCAGAGCCAGGCCATGTTGCAACCAGGATGCTCTTTGGTCAATTGTCATTGGAAGCTTCCTCCACGCGGCGGGCCATGTAGATAATGAATGGCAGGATCACTGCCGCTGATACGAAAAGCATTAAGACCGCAATGGCACTGGCCTCGCCCATCTTGAGGCGACCAAAAGCCACGTCGAACATCTGTGTCGCCAGAACGTCGGACGAGTAGGCGGGGCCACCTGCGGTCATTGCCCAGACGATGTCAAACAATCGCATGGCGTCGACGCTGGACATACCTAGCGCCACGGCGGTGGACGGCCACAGTAGCGGAAATGTAACCTTCGTGAACGTCTGCCACGCATTGGCGCCATCGATACGTGCGGCTTCGAGACATTCGCGCGGCAGATTCTGCAATCCAGCAAAGAAAACGATGAACGAGAAACCCACAGACCACCAGGCCGCCGACACCATTAGAGAATAGGTGACGATCGCAGTGTCTCCGATCCAGTTTTGCGCTAGAAAACCTAGGCCGACTTCGTTCAGAACGCGGGTAATGAGGCCCGCGCTGGGTTCGTAGAGCCAGCGCCAGATCGCAGCGACGGCCACTGGCGGCAGAGTGTAGGGTAGGAAATAGACGAATTTGGCGAGGCTCTTGCCATACACCAGTGAATTGGCCAGAAGGGCTAGGCCCAAGCCAAGTCCGGTCGGTACCAGAACGTAAAAAATCAACCAGCGCAGATTGTTGAACAGAGAATTGTGGAAACGGCTGTCTTGCAGCAGCGCCATGAAATTGGCGAATCCCACTTCGGTTCGTACCGGCGACAGGCCATCCCAGCGCTGTAAGGCTAGCACAAAAGTTTCAAATACTGGGTACAGATAGAAAAGACAGAACATGCCCATGGGCAAGGCCAGGAAAAGCGCATAAACGCGCGTTGAACCGCGCTGCCAGGGTGCCGGACTGTTTTTCGCCATGTCGATTGCTCCGATTAGGGCCGGGCGGCGGGCCGCCGTAAGTTGCGTGCAGGACGGGCATCCTGAGACGGTCGCTACCTTTCACCTCTAGGGATGCCCGGGGATTACCAGGTTATGAAAAGGCCCTGGTCCCTGGCGGACAAGCGTAGATTTTCCAGCGTCTGGATGACCGATTCCATCGTGGCGTCGCTTGGGTCGGCCGCGAATCGTTCAATCTGAACGCCAAGCTCGGAGCCAAGTTCGGTGGGAAGCAGGAAGAACAGGTTCGGCAGCACCGCGCCATTCGCCTCGGCAGCCATCATGGTTTCGTAGGTCTTGACGCCGATGGCGTCGTAGATGTCCGTTGGCGTCTCAAGGTTGGCCGCGACCGACCCCTTGTGGACATTGAACGCCGCTTGACCATCAGGGCTGGCGGCCGCGCGTAGGAAGGCGTCGGCTGCGGCATTGGACGTGTCGGTTCCGCTCGGGGTTGCGATAGCATCCACCTGGATCACAACTGCGCCACCGGTGCCTGGAGCCGCAAAGAAGTCGTAGTCGGTGACGGGCTCGAGCCCCACATCCTTGAAATAGCCCGAAGCCCAGTCGCCCATCTGATAGAATACAGCGCGGCCTGCAACGACGTCATCGGCGCCTTGCGGCCAGCTCTTACCCGACCAGTTAGCGATGTAGTGCTTGGCATAGGTGTCGCGATAGGTGTTCAACGCAGTTCGGAATTCAGGACTGTCAAAAGACAAATCGCCGGAACCAAGTTGGAAGTAACCTTCAGAGCCAACAGCGGCGATCAGTGGCACGTAGAAGTTGTAAAGACTCCAGAACGGCCCGCCGGCATTTGCAAGACATCCTTTTCCGGCCGCTTCAATGGTTCGGCAGGCGGCCTGTAGCTCTTCGAAAGTGCTTGGAAGCTCAATGCCGAGTTCGTCCACCAGCGCCTTATTGTAGAAGATATTGCTGATGGCATGCATGTTGAGCGGTACTGCATAAGGAACGCCATCCACTTTCATGACGCGTTGCAGGCCGATCGGGAAAATACGGTTGCCGCCGAACTCATCCCAGAGAGCGGAAATGTCGCGCAGCTGACCAGCATCGGCAAAGGTTTTTAGTTCATATCCCATAGCGCTTTGATAGGCCGCGGGAGGCGTTCCCCCCAAAAGCGCCGTCTGAAGCTGGCGACGCAACTCAATCGCGCTGCCCGGGAAGTCCTGGCCAACGATTGGTGTGTCCGGGGACTGCTCGTTGGCAACGGCAAGCATTGCTTCGACTGCATTGAGCTCGGCCCCGCCGCCCCAGTAGTGCCAGACCTGGCTTGCGTCCTGGGCGTAAGCCGTCCCACACATCAGTCCGCACAGGGCGGTTGCAGCTCCAAATTTCATCATTCTAAAATCTCCCTTGACTTGAGGATCTTTTTTTCTGATCCTAGGAAAAATGATAGCGACGATAATTGGAAACTGTCAAGCGCCAGCGACATTAAGTGGTGAAACAAAATAAAAATTAGGATTCTATTGATGAAAATAAACATAATGGCGACATTATATTGAATAGTTTTTATCTGTTGATTAATCTTTTTATTAATTTGATTATAATAAGATATAAATTATAGGTTAATACTAATTTGTAAGTATTGAAGATTTTATATGTGTATTTTTGTTTTCTTTTAATTGAGAATTGGAGGTGTCTATGTCGGTTTTTGGTGTTAATTAATTTGAGTATCGGATAAAAATAATCAGAGAAAGTAGGAGTGGATGATCAGAGAAAGCAGGGGTGTTGCCGGGTCGCATTCGTCGGTTTTACGGCGAGCCAATTCCATTGCGATCTTTCATGCCATTCGCTTGAATCCTGGTATTTCCCAGCGCGAGATCGGTGACCGCACCGGCATCGATAAGTCCACCATCTCCGCAGTTATCAATCACTTTCATAGCTACGACCTGCTTGAACGCGTTTCGGGTGAGACGCGCAAGGGTAGGGGGCGACCGACCGAGGGATTTCGTATCAAAGGTGAGGTCGGGCTTATTTTAGGGATCGATATTACCCCGGAGCGCTTGGTCTTGATGTCTGCCGGTCTCGATGGGCAGCCGCTTCATACCAGTGAATATCCTGCTCTGCTGAGCGAAGAAGAATTTGCAGACGGCGTTGCGTCTGCGGTTGCTGATCATCTGAAGGTCAGTCGCAAGGACCTAGTTGACCTGCGCTCCATCGGCGTCTGTCTGCCGGGTCTGATCGATCGCAATGGGCGGCTGATTTCATCATCCAATTTTCACTGGGGTTCGGTGGATGTCGCGGGGGAATTGAGTGCCAGATTTGGCCAGCGTGTCTGGGTCGATAATGATGCGCGCGGTGCCGGCCTTGCCGAGCGTCTGTTCGGCTGCTGCATCGATGTGGACGACTATGTTTTCATCGACTCCCATTCTGGTGTCGGTGGTGCGCTCTATCTCGAAGGGGGTATCTATGCTGGCTCCTTGGGCATTGCAGGCGAAATCGGCCATACCAAAATCGTGCCGCATGGACGGCTATGCCAATGCGGCGACGGTGGTTGTCTGTCCGCCTATCTTTCCGGCCCAGCCCTGCGGGACAGCTTTCGTGGCTCCAATCTTGTTGTGCAGACCTTCTCCGATATGAAAGCTCTGGCCGACGAGGGCAATCTGCACGCTTTAAGTGTGCTCGATGAAGCCGGAGAAATCCTGGGTTTCGCCTTGTCCAATTTCATCAATCTTTTGAACCCGCCCAATATCGTGATCGGCGGTGGGCTGGCTGTGCTTGCTTCGCATCTTATGCCGCCCGCCGAGCGTATTCTGCGCCGCCATGCGCTGCCCGAGGCGCTCGTTCACTGCACTATTCTGATCTCGGACCTGTCCCAGCAGCCTCATTCGCGCGGGCCTCTGGCTGTGGCGTTACAGGGGCTTTCTCAACTCAATTCTGACGGACCATTCCCATGGTAAAGTTTTGTTTCCAAGGACTATTTCATGACTAGCTTGCGAATTGCTATTGTCGGTCTCTCGGTGGAGTGTCTGATTGAATCTCCGCTCAAGACCCACCTCGCGGACATGCAGATCTATCGCGGCCAGGATATGATCGACGCCAATCTGTGGATGGTGCGTGGAGTGGTGCAGCGGCTGGCTGAGGAAGAGTTTGCAGAGGCGGTCCCGCTGATGTGGGCCACGGCCCTTCCGGGCGGCTCACTGACTGCCGACAATTATGCCGCCCTGCGCAAGGAAACCATCGACCTGCTACGCGCCAATGGTCCTTTCGACGGCGTGGTGATGGTCAATCACGGCGCGCTTGAGGTGGATGGCATCAAAGTTCACCCTGACAGCGATTTTCTTAAGGCTGTGCGGGAGGTTGTCGGACCCGATGTACCGGTGGCGGCATCCCTTGATCTCCATGGTCACATAAGCCCTGGTTTCGTTGAAAACATCACCGTCATCGGAGCCCTGCGCACCGCACCACATCGTGATGATCGCGAGGCGGGCTATCGTGCGACAGATCAGTTACTGCGTGTGCTTCACACCGGCATTAAGCCCCGCATTGCCGCCGTTCGTGTGCCAATCCTTATTGCGGGCGAAGCCGCGGTTACCACGACCGAGCCCGGTGCAAGTCTTTATGACAGCCTCGATATCTACGATGCCCGCCCTGGCATCCTCGAAGCCAATATTTTTGTTGGGTTTGCATTTAACGATGTGCCGTGGGGAGGCATGGCAGCTGTCGTTACCAGCGAGGGAGATGAAGAGCTGGCGCGCGCTACTGCCCACCAACTGGCCAATGACATTT from Brucella sp. BE17 encodes:
- a CDS encoding ROK family transcriptional regulator — its product is MIRESRGVAGSHSSVLRRANSIAIFHAIRLNPGISQREIGDRTGIDKSTISAVINHFHSYDLLERVSGETRKGRGRPTEGFRIKGEVGLILGIDITPERLVLMSAGLDGQPLHTSEYPALLSEEEFADGVASAVADHLKVSRKDLVDLRSIGVCLPGLIDRNGRLISSSNFHWGSVDVAGELSARFGQRVWVDNDARGAGLAERLFGCCIDVDDYVFIDSHSGVGGALYLEGGIYAGSLGIAGEIGHTKIVPHGRLCQCGDGGCLSAYLSGPALRDSFRGSNLVVQTFSDMKALADEGNLHALSVLDEAGEILGFALSNFINLLNPPNIVIGGGLAVLASHLMPPAERILRRHALPEALVHCTILISDLSQQPHSRGPLAVALQGLSQLNSDGPFPW
- a CDS encoding ABC transporter substrate-binding protein; translation: MMKFGAATALCGLMCGTAYAQDASQVWHYWGGGAELNAVEAMLAVANEQSPDTPIVGQDFPGSAIELRRQLQTALLGGTPPAAYQSAMGYELKTFADAGQLRDISALWDEFGGNRIFPIGLQRVMKVDGVPYAVPLNMHAISNIFYNKALVDELGIELPSTFEELQAACRTIEAAGKGCLANAGGPFWSLYNFYVPLIAAVGSEGYFQLGSGDLSFDSPEFRTALNTYRDTYAKHYIANWSGKSWPQGADDVVAGRAVFYQMGDWASGYFKDVGLEPVTDYDFFAAPGTGGAVVIQVDAIATPSGTDTSNAAADAFLRAAASPDGQAAFNVHKGSVAANLETPTDIYDAIGVKTYETMMAAEANGAVLPNLFFLLPTELGSELGVQIERFAADPSDATMESVIQTLENLRLSARDQGLFITW
- a CDS encoding M81 family metallopeptidase: MTSLRIAIVGLSVECLIESPLKTHLADMQIYRGQDMIDANLWMVRGVVQRLAEEEFAEAVPLMWATALPGGSLTADNYAALRKETIDLLRANGPFDGVVMVNHGALEVDGIKVHPDSDFLKAVREVVGPDVPVAASLDLHGHISPGFVENITVIGALRTAPHRDDREAGYRATDQLLRVLHTGIKPRIAAVRVPILIAGEAAVTTTEPGASLYDSLDIYDARPGILEANIFVGFAFNDVPWGGMAAVVTSEGDEELARATAHQLANDIWQKRHDFVLRMETASVADGLTRLTEASNGQIFVSDSGDNTTAGAPGDLTGVLQAVLNLESRPKAVVAGITAPGLVQQALDAGIGSSIEVVLGAEHVSSVGTRMRVKGEVINGGPELHLSGFQPYRSVEAAWAAIRFGDVVATFHACPIGITTPEHFDSMGLNRSDFNVFVVKLGYLHPRLEDIASRHILLLSEGTVSLDLENRDWQHVQRPAIPADSNFDWSAARSTYTG
- a CDS encoding sugar ABC transporter permease, with the protein product MAKNSPAPWQRGSTRVYALFLALPMGMFCLFYLYPVFETFVLALQRWDGLSPVRTEVGFANFMALLQDSRFHNSLFNNLRWLIFYVLVPTGLGLGLALLANSLVYGKSLAKFVYFLPYTLPPVAVAAIWRWLYEPSAGLITRVLNEVGLGFLAQNWIGDTAIVTYSLMVSAAWWSVGFSFIVFFAGLQNLPRECLEAARIDGANAWQTFTKVTFPLLWPSTAVALGMSSVDAMRLFDIVWAMTAGGPAYSSDVLATQMFDVAFGRLKMGEASAIAVLMLFVSAAVILPFIIYMARRVEEASNDN